The following coding sequences are from one Calditrichota bacterium window:
- a CDS encoding efflux RND transporter permease subunit: MNLPELGVRRPVTTLVVFVIILILGLVSLSQLGIDLMPDITLPAVSITTTYPGAGPEDVETRVTRVIEDAVSTVPNVDKVTSTSQENISATVVYFKWGTNIDAAAMDVRDKLGFYAPFLPEDASDPLIFKFDASLMPILFLGISADESFPELQKLVDDKLCDPIRRVAGVGSATVFGGLERQINVRVDAAALQARGLSIDMVTRMLQAANINLPAGSLKAGSKEYIVRLPGEFRTVQEIGDVAIGTVRGVPIYLRDVATIEDGYAEVTRVSRMDGKRSVMVIVQKQSGANTVAVTREVWKKVEEIRPTLPKDVEVKSVYDGSTFIKQSIAGLATTVIWASILVVLVVLLFLRNLRASFIIAFVIPFSLVTAFILLRVANYTINIMSLSSVAIAIGMVVDNAIVIFENIYRHRTELEEGPEEGAVFGAREVAMAVTASTLTTVVIFVPLLFVQGIAGILFRQLGYVLMFVLGASLFTSLYLTPMLSAKLLRVRNGNGANNEGFSGKLYARSEQMFRRIEEGYRRLLGWALRHKLVVVLAGLGIFVISMGMLRFVNTEFFPQTDESQLRGVIELPVGTNLETTDAVMRQVEEIIAKEVPERQVIIARCGTSRFGMGASMGQEEGNNVISVQGTLVPRAQRSASDREIGQRLSKALQKIPGLKTVDFSPTDPFMAMFGGGKPIEVEVYGYDLAATENVARQIQQIMAEIKGTTDVVISREEGKPEYWVVVDRAKAAALGLSVAQVGMALRTSFYGSDVVKYREAGDEYPIFVQLREEDRKAVEDIGDVSIMGPTGTLIPLKSLATIEKHVAPVKIDRKNQQRLVTVSCGVVGRSSGAVGRDLKKALAKMPLPRDIEVKVTGAVEQQASSFKQLLFAMALGMLLVYLVMAAQFESLIDPFVIMFSVPFAATGVIWALLITGTTLSVNAFIGMIMLVGIVVNNAIVLVDYTNLLRARGMAVSEAVQTAGQRRLRPVLMTALTTIFGLLPMALSRAEGSETWVPLAVAVIGGLLVSTLITLVFVPTLYSIAETRLKRAHALHR, encoded by the coding sequence ATGAACCTTCCGGAACTGGGCGTACGCAGGCCTGTCACGACTCTTGTCGTCTTTGTAATCATCCTCATCCTGGGACTGGTGAGCCTCTCCCAGTTGGGGATCGACCTGATGCCGGACATCACGCTCCCCGCCGTTTCGATTACCACGACCTACCCGGGTGCCGGTCCGGAGGATGTGGAAACGCGGGTCACCCGCGTGATCGAAGATGCGGTGAGCACAGTGCCGAACGTGGACAAGGTTACTTCCACCAGTCAGGAGAACATCTCCGCTACGGTGGTCTATTTCAAGTGGGGCACAAACATCGATGCCGCAGCCATGGACGTGCGCGACAAGTTGGGCTTCTACGCGCCGTTCTTGCCGGAAGATGCTTCTGACCCGCTCATCTTCAAGTTCGATGCCTCGCTGATGCCTATCCTATTCTTGGGCATAAGCGCGGACGAGTCCTTTCCTGAGTTGCAGAAGTTAGTGGACGATAAGCTCTGCGATCCCATCCGGCGCGTGGCTGGAGTGGGTTCGGCCACGGTGTTCGGCGGCTTGGAGCGCCAGATCAACGTGAGGGTTGATGCGGCGGCCTTGCAGGCAAGAGGCCTATCCATCGACATGGTGACCCGCATGCTGCAGGCAGCGAACATCAACTTGCCCGCCGGTTCTTTGAAAGCAGGCAGCAAAGAGTACATCGTGCGCCTGCCTGGCGAGTTCCGCACCGTGCAGGAAATCGGCGATGTGGCCATCGGCACTGTCCGCGGCGTGCCCATCTACCTGCGCGACGTGGCGACCATCGAGGACGGCTACGCCGAGGTCACGCGGGTGAGCCGCATGGATGGCAAGCGCAGCGTCATGGTCATCGTGCAGAAGCAGTCCGGCGCCAATACCGTTGCCGTCACCAGGGAGGTGTGGAAGAAGGTCGAAGAGATCCGTCCCACTTTGCCGAAGGACGTAGAGGTGAAAAGCGTCTACGACGGCTCGACGTTCATCAAGCAATCCATCGCCGGGCTGGCAACGACCGTCATCTGGGCATCGATCCTGGTGGTGCTGGTCGTACTGCTCTTCCTGCGCAACTTGCGGGCGAGCTTTATCATCGCTTTCGTTATCCCCTTCTCGTTGGTGACCGCCTTCATCTTGTTGCGGGTGGCCAACTACACCATCAACATCATGTCGTTGTCCAGTGTGGCCATCGCCATTGGCATGGTGGTGGACAACGCCATCGTGATTTTCGAGAACATCTACCGCCACCGCACCGAGCTGGAAGAAGGGCCAGAGGAAGGTGCGGTATTTGGTGCGCGCGAAGTAGCCATGGCGGTGACCGCTTCCACTTTGACAACGGTAGTCATCTTCGTGCCGTTGTTGTTCGTGCAAGGCATCGCGGGCATCCTCTTCCGGCAGCTTGGCTATGTGCTGATGTTCGTGCTGGGAGCTTCGCTGTTCACCTCGTTGTATCTGACACCGATGCTCTCGGCCAAGCTGCTGCGCGTGCGCAACGGCAACGGGGCCAACAACGAGGGATTTTCCGGCAAGCTCTATGCGCGCAGCGAACAGATGTTCCGGCGGATAGAGGAAGGCTACCGGAGGCTGTTGGGCTGGGCATTGCGCCACAAGCTGGTGGTGGTGCTGGCCGGGCTCGGGATCTTTGTCATCAGCATGGGCATGCTGCGTTTTGTCAATACCGAGTTCTTTCCCCAGACCGATGAATCGCAGTTGCGGGGAGTCATCGAGCTGCCGGTGGGCACCAACCTGGAGACCACCGACGCAGTGATGCGGCAGGTGGAGGAGATCATCGCCAAGGAGGTGCCCGAACGCCAAGTCATCATCGCGCGCTGTGGCACCAGCCGTTTTGGCATGGGTGCCAGCATGGGACAAGAGGAGGGAAACAACGTCATTTCTGTCCAAGGTACTTTGGTGCCGCGGGCACAGCGATCCGCCAGCGATCGAGAGATTGGCCAGCGATTGAGCAAGGCATTGCAAAAGATCCCTGGCCTGAAGACTGTGGACTTTAGCCCCACCGACCCTTTCATGGCTATGTTCGGAGGGGGCAAGCCCATCGAAGTCGAGGTGTACGGCTATGACCTGGCCGCGACCGAGAACGTCGCCAGACAGATCCAGCAGATAATGGCGGAAATCAAGGGCACCACGGACGTGGTGATCTCGCGCGAGGAAGGGAAACCGGAGTATTGGGTGGTTGTTGACCGCGCCAAGGCCGCGGCCCTCGGGCTCTCCGTGGCACAGGTGGGTATGGCCTTGCGCACCAGCTTCTACGGAAGCGACGTGGTGAAGTATCGCGAGGCAGGAGATGAGTACCCCATCTTTGTCCAGCTGCGGGAGGAAGATCGCAAGGCCGTGGAGGACATCGGCGACGTCTCCATCATGGGGCCGACCGGCACGCTCATCCCGCTGAAGAGCCTGGCCACTATCGAGAAGCATGTGGCGCCGGTGAAGATAGATCGCAAGAACCAGCAGCGGCTGGTGACCGTCAGCTGTGGCGTAGTGGGTCGCTCGAGTGGCGCCGTCGGGAGGGATCTCAAAAAGGCGTTGGCCAAGATGCCCCTGCCACGTGACATCGAGGTGAAAGTGACCGGTGCCGTGGAGCAACAAGCCAGTTCGTTCAAGCAACTGCTCTTTGCCATGGCGCTGGGTATGTTGCTGGTCTACCTGGTGATGGCGGCACAGTTCGAATCGCTCATCGACCCGTTCGTCATCATGTTCTCGGTGCCCTTTGCCGCGACGGGAGTCATCTGGGCACTCCTCATCACCGGTACCACGCTCAGCGTGAACGCCTTCATTGGCATGATTATGCTCGTGGGCATCGTGGTGAACAACGCCATCGTGTTGGTGGATTACACGAACCTCCTCCGCGCTCGAGGGATGGCCGTGAGCGAAGCGGTGCAGACTGCTGGGCAGCGGCGGCTGCGTCCGGTGTTGATGACCGCTTTGACCACCATCTTCGGCCTGTTGCCCATGGCGCTCAGTCGTGCCGAGGGCTCGGAGACCTGGGTGCCGCTGGCCGTTGCCGTGATCGGAGGCTTGCTAGTGTCGACCCTCATCACCCTCGTGTTTGTGCCGACGTTGTATTCCATCGCCGAGACGCGTCTGAAGCGGGCACACGCCCTTCACCGTTAA